In the Sandaracinus amylolyticus genome, CGCGGCCTCCATGCCTTCGCGGAAGCGCGCGCTGTTCGCGCGCAGGCGGGTGCGCAGATCGTCGCTCGACTCCAGCAGATCGAGGCACGCGATCGACGTCTTCGCGATCACCGGCGCGAGCGTGTTGGAGAAGAGATACGGCCGCGAGCGCTGGCGCAGCCACTCGACGATCTCCTTGCGAGCCGAGGTGTATCCGCCCGACGCGCCGCCGAGCGCCTTGCCCAGCGTGCCGGTGAGGATGTCGACGCGGCCGAGCACCCCGCAGTGCTCGTGGGTGCCGCGACCGCTCGGACCGACGAAGCCCACCGCGTGCGAGTCGTCGACCATCGTCATCGCGCCGTACTGGTCCGCGAGATCGCAGATCGTCTTCAGGTCGGCGAGGATGCCGTCCATCGAGAACACGCCGTCGGTCGCGATCAGGATCCGCTTCGCGCCGTCCGCGCGCGCCTGCTTCAGGTTGCGCTCGAGGTCCGCCATGTCGTTGTTCGCATAGCGGTAGCGCTTGGCCTTGCAGAGGCGGATGCCGTCGATGATCGACGCGTGGTTGAGCGCGTCCGAGACGATCGCGTCCTCTTCGCCCAGCAGCGCCTCGAAGAGGCCGCCGTTCGCGTCGAAGCACGACGAATAGAGGATCGTGTCCTCGGTCCCGAGGAAGCGCGACAGGCGCCACTCGAGCTCCTTGTGCACGTCCTGGGTGCCGCAGATGAAGCGCACGCTCGCCATGCCGAACCCGAGCTTCGGGAGCGCCTCGACCGCGGCGTGCACGAGCGTCGGGTGGTTCGCGAGACCGAGGTAGTTGTTCGCGCAGAAGTTGAGGACCTCGGTGCCGTCCTTCACGCGGATGATCGCGTCCTGCGGGGACGTGATCACGCGCTCGGCCTTGTAGAGCCCCTGGTCCTTCAGCGAGCCCAGCTCGCGCTGCAGATGTACGAGGAAATCCTGGTCCGCCATGCGGCGGGCACGCTAGCACGCAGGCGCGGCGCGGACCCCGGATCGAGGCCCACGCCGCGTGCGTCGTCTCGCGCCGCGCCGCGTCAGCGCTGCTGCTGCGCGCCGCCCGGGAGCGTCTGCAGATGGATCTCGACGCGGCGGTTGTTCGCGCGTCCCTCCGCGCTGTCGTTGCTGTCGACGGGCTCCGACTCGCCGCGCCCCACCGCCTGCAGGCGCGCCGCGGGGACGCCCTCGCCGATCAGGTATTCGCGCACGGCGTCGGCACGTCGCTGCGAGAGCTGCATGTTGTAGGAGTCCGAGCCGCGCGAGTCGGTGTGGCCTTCGATGACCGCGAGGCGATCCGGCGCGGCGCGCAACGCATCGGCCACCGCGAGCAGGCGCTCCCGCGCGGTGCTCCGCAGGTTCGCGCTGTCGGTCTCGAAGATCACCTCGCCGCTCAGCGTGATGATCGTCTCCTCGCGCTCCTGGCGGACCGCCGCGAGCTCGCGCAGCCGCTGCATCGAGTCCTGCGCGCGCTGCTCCGCCTCCATGCGCGCCTGTTCGCTGCGCTCGAGCGCCTGCTGCTGCTCCGCGAGCGTCGCCTCCTGCTGCGCGACGATGCTCTGCTGCTCGGCGAGCGCGCGCTCGCGCTCCTGGAGCGTCGCGCCGCGGCTGCGCGCGATCTGCTCGAGCTCGGTGCCGTAGCGCGCACGGTCCGCCGTCATCTGCTGCTCGAGCTCGATCTGCCGCGCCTCCGCCATCGCGATGCGGGTCTGGCGCTCCGCGATGTACGCGTAGTGCGCCTCGGCCCGCGAGCCGCGCTCCGAAGCCTCGGCGACGTCGAGCGTGCGCTGCGCGACCAATAGGCCATCGGGCTTGAGCCGCGCCGCAGCGCTCTCGCGCGCCTCGATCATCGTCGCGCGCGCGTCACGCAGCTGCGGCGTCGGCGCCGCGGCACCGCATCCCGCGATCGCCGCGCCCGTGAGCAACGCGCCACCGAGCACCGCGCCCGTCATCGTCTTCAGGTTGATCTGGTCCATGGCGTCCTCTCTGCTCAGCGGCGATGCTCTTGCTCGAGCGTCTCGACCTGCTCGCGCACCTCGGCCGCCTGATTGCGCGTGTCCGCTTCGTTCGTGAGCGCGCTCGCGAGGTCCGCGTCGGCCTTCGCGCGCATCAGCGCGCCGCCCGCCTCCTGCATGCGCCCGTCCTGGATCAGCCGCTCCGCGCTGCGCACCTGCTCGCGCGCCAGCTCGAGGTGATAGGCCGCCTGCGGCTGCTCCTGCGCGCCGATCGCTTCCGCCGATCGCACCGCGGCGATCGCCTCCGCCTGTGCGCGCGTCGGCGGGGGAGCGCCTCCGCAGCCCGCCGCTGCCGTGATGAGGATCGTGCCCAGCACGGGCACGGCCATGGCTCGTCTCGTCTGCATGCTCGCCTCCTGCGATTTCCGCCGGTCCATCGAGCAACGTCGGCGCCAACTCGCCGGAACCGCCGGGAGCGCGATCGTGAGTGGCGCGCGGCCACACGATCGCCGTCGCGCTCTGCGACGCCCGGGAAGCGCGATGGAGGCCGCGCGCCGCGAGCGCGTGCATGCTGGCGGCATGGTGCGCATGGAATGGCAGGAGGCTCGATGAGCGCGCGTGCTCCATTGGGGATCCTCGCGGTGCTCGTCCTCGTCGCGTGTGGATCGGACGAGGACGAGGCGCGCGAGGCGTGCATGGACGTCGAGAGGGCGCTCGCGGCACGTTGCGACGCCCCCTTCGACGAAGAATTCGCGGAGGACCAGTGCCGCGACGTGGTCGGCATCCGCGATCGCGAGGAGCTCTACGAAGAGTGCATCCCCGCGATCGAGGCGCTGCCGTGCGGCGAGGGGGAGGTCCCCGAGAGCTGCATCGGGCAGCTCTACGTCGACGAGTGAGTGATCAGGTCGACGCGTGGAGCTCGCGCGCCGCGCTCGCGAACACGTCGGCGAGCTCGCCGTAGAGCTGCTCGCCCTCGGCCGCGCTCGCCGCGGCGGGATCGCCGAAGTACGCGCTCGGGCCGCCCGCCTCGAGGAAGGTCTTCTTGCCGTCGCGGATCGCGCGGCTCAGCGACGTCGGGTTCGGCGCGAGCGCCTCGGCGCGATCGGTGCGCACCAGGAACGGATCGGCGGCGAGCACGAGGCTCGTCTCGTAGCTACCCGCATGGCACGCGCCGCTCTTGAACTCCTCGCCGAGACGCAGCGCGTGGGGCTTTCGCGTGACGTCGGGGAACGCGACACGCGCGCCCTTCGCCCGCGCTTCGTCGCACGCCTCTCGCAGCGCGCGCAGGTTCTCGGGCTCGAGGTGCGCGTTGCAGATCACGACCCCGCGCAGCCCGGTGCGCACCGCGCCGAGGATGACGTCGCGCGCGAGCATCTTCGCGGTCTCGAAGGGCAGCGAGATCGTCCCTTCGAACTCGCTCGCGTACTCGGTCACCGCGTACGCGAGCGGCGGCAGCACGATCGCGGGCACGCCGTCGCGCGCGAGTAGGCGATGCGCACGCCGCGCCGCCTCGCGCGAGATCACGACGTCGGTCGCGAGCGGCAGGTGCGGCCCGTGCGCCTCGGTCGCGCCGGTGGGCAGGAGCGCGATCGCGCCCTGCGCAATCCGCTCGCGCGCCTCCTCGAAGGTCATCTCCGCGAGCTCGATCGGCGTCTCACGCATCCGTCAGCTCCCGGCGCAGCACCTTGCCGCGATCGTTGCGCGGCAGCGCGTCCACGAAGCGCACGATGCGCGGGAACTTGTAGCGCGCGAGGTGCGTCTTCGCGTGCTCCTGCAGCGCGGCGATCGTTTCTTGGTTGGCTGACCAACCATCGCGCAGCGCGACGACCGCCTTGGGCACCGTCATGCCGTCCTCGTCGAGCGCGCCGACCACCGCGCACTCCTTCACGCTCGGATGCGTCGCGAGGCAGTCCTCGATCTCCAGGGGCGAGACGAACATGCCGCGCACCTTGAGGATGTCGTCGCCGCGACCCGAGTAGTAGAAATACCCGTCGGCGTCGCGCGTGAAGAGATCCGCGCTGACCACCCAGTCGCCGCCGACGAACGTGCTCTTGCTCTTCTCCTGGTCGCCCCAGTAGCAGAGTGCCGCGCTGTCCCCACGAACCCAGAGGCGCCCGATCTCACCCGGCGCGACGTCCTGCCCGTCGGCGCCGACGATGCGAGCCTCGTAGCCCGGCACCAGCTTGCCGAGCGAGCCGAGCTTCACGTCGCCCGGGTAGTTCGAGACGTAGATGTGGAAGAGCTCGGCGCTCCCGATGCCGTCGAGGATCTCGCACCACCCGCGGCCGCGCCATCGCTCGTAGAGCGGCGGCGGCAGCGCCTCGCCCGCCGAGAGACACATGCGCAGTGACGAGAGATCCGCGCTCTCGTTCTCCGGGTGATCGACCATCTGGCGGATCATCGCGGGCACGTTCGAGAGCACGGTCACGCGGTGCTTCGCGATCTCCGCGAAGAGCTTCTCGGGCGTCGGCTTGTCGGGGAAGAACACCGCGGTCCCGCCGAAGCGGAACGGGAACATCAGGTTCGTGCCCGTCGCGTAGCCGAAGAAGAGGCGCGAGACGCTGAGGAACACGTCGTCCTCGCGCAGCTGCAGGACCTGCTTCGGATAGAGCTCGGTGTTGAACGCGAAGTCGTGGTGGAAGTGCACCGCGCCCTTGGGCTTGCCGGTGGTGCCGCTGGTGAAGAGCCAGCCCGCGACGTCGTCGCGCGAGGTGTCGGCGTTCTCGGTGCGATCGCTCGCGCTCGCCATCGCGCGATCGAGGGGCTCGAACCCGGCGCGCTGCATCTCTTCGCTCACCTCTCCGGTGACGAGCCGCACGCGGCAGCGCGGGTGCTTCGCGAGCGCGGGGGCGAGGCGATCGAGCGTGCTCGCGTCCGCGACCACGGCGCGGGCGCGCGTGTAGCCGAGCAGGTAGTCGAGGTCGGCCTCGGTCGCGAGCGGGTTCCCCATGCAGAACACCGCGCCTGCCTTGAGGATCCCGAACCACGTCGCGGCGAACTCGATCCCGTCGAAGAGCAGGATCAGCACGCGATCCTCGAGATCGATCCCGCGATCACGCAGCGCGTGCGACGCGCGGTTCGCGAGCGACTGCACCTCGGCGTAGGTCCACGATCGATCGCCGACCTTCACCGCGGTGCGCGCTCCGCGGCCCTCGCGGATGCGATCGTCGAGGAAGTAGTCGGCGAGGTTGAAGCGCTCGGGGAAGTGCGGAGCGTCCATGCGCCGCCAGCCTACTCGATTCGCTCGTACGTCCAGCTCGCGTGCGCGTGATCGCCCGCACGATGCCGGGAGAAACCTGCGCGGATCGCGTACGATCGCGCCGTGATGCGATCGACGTGGCTCGTGATCCCGCTGCTCGTGCTCTGCGGCTGCAAGAACCTGCGGCCAGGCATGGGCGGTGGCGAAGAGACGTGTGTGCCCGGGGAGACGCTGATCATCGGGTGCGCCGCGGAGTGCGGGATCGGCTCGTGCCAGGGCTCGCCGCGGATCCGCGTGTGCGACGGAACGCTCGGCCGCGACGGATGCGCCGACGCGACCGACACGATGTTCGTGCAGATCGACGGCAACTCGTGCGGGGGCTCGACGTCGTGCCCGCGTGGTCGCGTGGTGTGCCCGCCCTCGGGCTCGGTGATCGTGGCGCCCTTCGCGAGCTTCGGAGAGTGGAGCTGCGAGTGGGAGGTCGAGCACCGCGGCATCCTCCCGCCCGGCGGGCGCAACGGCGAGACGATCACGTGCAACCCCGGCGCGGCCTACGTGGTCGGATGCGCGCAGCTCTGCGGCGCGGGTGAGTGCGAGGGGAGCCCGAGCCTGCGCGTGTGCGACGGAACGCTGTCGGTCGCGGACTGCATGAGCGAGTCGAGCATGCAGCTCGACTCGGGCACGAGCTTCCGCAGCTGCGGCGGCTGCCCGCATCGCGTCGTGCGCTGTCCCGAGTCGGGCCGCATGACGATCGCACCGCGCACCGTCGACGATCAGATCTGCGAGTGGGAGGCGCGCGAGGCGCCGCATCGCGCCGACGGCACCGAGGTGTGCAGCCCGGGCCAGCGCGTCGTGGTCGGGTGCGCGTCGGCGTGCGGCCTCGGCGCGTGCGAGGCGGAGACGTTCCTGCGCATCTGCGACGGCAACTCGACCCCCGAGCAGTGCCAGGCCGACGGCGCGAGCTACCTCGCGGAGGACGACGAGAGCTGCGACGGCGTGTGCCCCGAGGTCGCGGTCACGTGCCCCGGCAGCGGCGCGATCACGGTGACCTCGCGCGGCTGGGGCGAGGACGAGCCCTTCGCGTGCGACTGGGCGGTGCGCCCGGCAGGGATCGGAGAGTGATCGCGAGAGGCGTCGCGCTGCTGCTCGGGATCGCGCTCGTGGGGTGCGGCTACGGGCGCGATCCCGCGACGGTCTCGTGCACGCCGGGGGAGGCGATCGAGATCGGGTGCGCGGATGCGTGTGGCCTCGGATCGTGCAGCGGCGACGCGGTGCTGCGCGTGTGCGACGGATCGGAGGCCGACGTGCGCGGGTGCGCCGATGCGACCGCGGTGCTGCGCGAGAGCGACGATGCGTGCGGCTCGGTGTGCCCGCTGGTGCGCGTCGCGTGCCCCGAGAGCGGGCGCGTCACCGTGATCCATCGCGCGTTCGCGGAAGGCGCGTCGACGTGTGACTGGGACGTGCGGAGCGCGACCGGGCCGATCGAAGAAGATCCGGTGCCGCAGGTCGACGCGGGCGTGGACGCGGCAGTGCCGTGATCGCGCACGAGCACGAGCGATGGGCTCGTGCTCGTGCGCTCGGGATCACTCGCCGACCGTCGTCGCGAACGCCTCGCGCGACGCGAAGCGCGTGAGGTGGTGCTCGTCGTCGCCGAAGAGCGTGCAGAGCACCTGCATGCGCTTGAAGTAGAGCCCCACGTCGTGCTCGTCGGTGATGCCGATGCCGCCGTGGAGCTGGACGCTCTGCTGCGTCACGTACTTGCCGCCCGCCGTGAGGCGCACCTTGGCGATCGACACCGCGCGACGACGCTCGTCCGCGTCCTCCTCGTCGGCGCGCACGGCCGCGAGGATCGCCGTGCTCTCGAGGAGCTGCGTCTGCACGAACATGTCGACCGCGCGGTGCTGCAGCACCTGGAACGTCCCGATCGGCACGCCGAACTGCTTGCGCACCTTGAGGTACGCGTTCGTCATGTCGAGCACGGTGCGCGCGATGCCGAGCCCCTCCGCGCACGCCGCCGCGGCTGCGAGATCGAGCGCCCACTCGAGCGCGACCTGCGCGTCCCCGCCGGTGAGGCGCACGCCCTCTGCGCCCTCGAGACGGAGCTGCGCCGCGCGGCTCGCGTCCATCGTCGTGATGCTCTCGATCGTGACGCCCTTGCTCTTCGGATCGATCACGAAGAGCGCGAGCGCGCCGTCCTCGGTGCGCGCCGACACCACGACGTGATCCGCCGCGTGCCCGTTGAGCACGAGCACCTTCTCACCGGTGAGCGCGTGGCCGCTGCCCGACTTCTTCGCGACGGTCTTCACGCTCGTCACGTCGTAGCGCGAGCCGCGCTCCTGCCACGCGAGCGCGAGGCTCGTCTCGCCCTCGATCATCGGCGTGAGGTACTTCGCGTGCTGCTCCGCGCTGCCCGCCTTGAGCAGCGCCCAGCCCGCGAGCACCACGCTCGCGACGTAGGGCTCGGGCACCAGCGTCGTCCCCAGCTTCTCGATCACCAGCGACGCGTCGAAGAAGCGAAGCCCGAGGCCGCCGACGCTCTCCGGATAGAAGAGGCCGAGCCATCCCAGCTCCGCCATCTGCTTCCACACCGCGGGCTCCCAGTTGCGCGGATCGGCCTTCGCGGCGTGACGCTGCTCGACACCCTCGACGTGCGGCATCGAGCGGATCTTGCGGAGCCGCTCCACCGGCGACGTCTTCTTCGCGAAGCTCGCCGCCGACTCGGCGAGCATCTTCTGCTCCTGCGTGAGCTCGAAGTCCATTCTCGTCTACTCCTCTCTCACGCCTGGGCAGGGAGCCCGAGGATCCACTTCGCGATGACGTTGCGCTGGATCTCGTTGGACCCGCCGTAGATCGTCGTCGCGCGCGTGTAGTTGAAGGCCGAAGGGATCCACTGCTCGCTCGGCGAGAGCACGCCCGGCGGCGTGAACCACGCCATGCAGCTCGGTCCCATCACGTCCATCGCGAGCTCCATCGCCTGCTGCAGGATCTCGGAGCCGCGGATCTTCAGCACGCTCGACTCGGGCCCCGGCGCGTGACCGAGCTGCGCGCCCACGAGCGCTCGATAGTTCTGCATCCGCAGCGCCTCGAGCTCGATCTCGAGCCGCGCGATGCGACCGCGCCACGCCGGATCGGCGAGCAGCCCGTGCTCCTGCGCGATGCGCTTCACGCGGATCAGCGCGCGCGTCGACGTGCCCACCGCGGCGATCAGCGTGCGCTCGTGGCCGAGCAGCGCCTTCGCCATCGTCCATCCGCCGTCGACCGGACCGACGACGTTCTCCTTCGGCACCACGACGTTGTCGAAGTAGGTGTCGCAGAACGCCGGCGTGTGCCCGGTCGTCAGCATCGGCACCGCCTTCACGCCCGGCGTCTTCATGTCGATCAGCAGGAACGAGATGCCCGTCTGCTTCTTGCCCGTCTGGTTCGTGCGCACGAGGCAGAAGATCCAGTCCGCGTACTGCCCGTACGTGGTCCACGTCTTCTGCCCGTTGACGACGAAGTTGCCCTTGCCGTCGTCGACCGCGGTGGTGCGCAGCGACGCGAGGTCGCTGCCCGCCTCGGGCTCCGAGTAGCCCTGGCACCACGCCTCTTCACCGCTGAGGATCTTCGGCAGGAAGCGCTGCTTCTGCGCGTCGGATCCGAACTGGATGATCAGCGGTCCGACCATCGCGAGGCCGAACGGCGAGAGCGTCGGCGCGCCCGCCTTCTCGAGCTCCTCGGAGAAGATGAAGCGACGCGCGGCGTCCCATCCGGTGCCGCCGACCTCCTTCGGCCAGTGCGGCGCGACCCACCCCTTGCGGTAGAGGATCTTCTGCCACTCCATCACTTCTTCGTGCTCGAAGTGCCCGTCGACCGCGGCCTTCGCCGCGAGGTGCGGCGGCATCTGGGTGCGGATGAACTCGCGCACCTCCTCGCGGAAGGCTTCTTGATCGGGCGTGAACGAGAGGTCCATCTCAGCTCCTCGTCTGGCGCGCGTACGCGCGCACGGACCTGGGAGGATAGGTGCGAGGTGCGCGAAAATGAAGCGCGGTTCAGTGCTGGCCCTCGCCCCGCCCGGACCTAGGTCGCTCGATCGTGCGCGTGTTGCTCTCGGGCGCGACCGGCTTCGTGGGCCACCTGCTCGAGCCGGTGCTCCGCGCCTCGGGTCACGACGTGGTGTGTGGCAGTCGTGACCCGGAGCGCGCGCGTGCGCGCTGGCGCGATCGCAGCTGGGTCCACCTCGACCTCGACGATCGCGAGAGCATCGCGCGCGCGATCCACGGCTGCGACGCCGCGTACTACCTCGTGCACGCGATCTCGAGCGCGCGCGACTACCCGGAGCGCGAGGCGCGCGAGGCGCACCGGTTCGCGATGGAGGCGGCGGCGAGCGGGCTGCAGCGCATCGTGTACCTCGGCGGCGTCGCGCCGAGCGGGCGCACGTCGCGCCACCTGCGATCGAGACTGCGCACCGGCGAGCTGCTGCGCACCGGCGCGCCGTGCTGCATCGAGCTGCGCGCCGCGATGATCATCGGCGAGGGCAGCGCGAGCTGGGCGATGGTGCGCGACCTCTCCGCGCGGCTGCCCGCGATGGTGCTGCCGAGGTGGACGCAGTTCCGCAGCGCGCCGGTCGCGATCGACGACGTGCTGGTCGCGCTCTCTCTCGCGCTCGAGCTCGACGTGCCGGGCTCGTGCTGGCTCGACGTGCCGGGGCCCGAGCGGATGACCCACGAGGAGCTCCTGCGTCGTGTGTCGGCGAAGCTCGGTCATCGTCCGCCGATGATCCCGGTGCCGGTGCTCACGCCTTCGCTCTCGAGCTGGTGGGTCGCGCTCGTGACCGACGTGCCGCTCCCGATGGCGCGCGAGCTCGTGCAGGGGCTCCAGAGCGATCTGGTTCCGAGCGGCGAGTCGATCTGGGATCGGATCCCCGATCACGCGCCGATGACGCTCGAGCTCGCGGTCGATCGCGCGATGCGCGCGCGGCGTGGACCGGAGCGCGGTCTCGTCGCGACGCTCGCGGATCGCGCGCGCCTGCGCGGCCCGAGCGCGGCGCGGGGATGACGATGCTCCGCGTCTCGCCGCGCGTCGCGTGGCTCGCGTTCGGGCTCGCGCTCGTCGCGCTCTCCGCGTCGCTCGCGATCCGCGGCGAGGTGAGCGTGTGGGCGAGCACCGCGACCGCCGGTGTGATCGGCATCGCCGCGACGCTCGCGACGACGCGCATCGAGCTGCGCACCTCGCCGCGCTGGATCGCGATCGGCGTCGCGTCGGGGCTCGCGATGGCGATCGCGACGCACGTG is a window encoding:
- a CDS encoding glycine C-acetyltransferase, producing the protein MADQDFLVHLQRELGSLKDQGLYKAERVITSPQDAIIRVKDGTEVLNFCANNYLGLANHPTLVHAAVEALPKLGFGMASVRFICGTQDVHKELEWRLSRFLGTEDTILYSSCFDANGGLFEALLGEEDAIVSDALNHASIIDGIRLCKAKRYRYANNDMADLERNLKQARADGAKRILIATDGVFSMDGILADLKTICDLADQYGAMTMVDDSHAVGFVGPSGRGTHEHCGVLGRVDILTGTLGKALGGASGGYTSARKEIVEWLRQRSRPYLFSNTLAPVIAKTSIACLDLLESSDDLRTRLRANSARFREGMEAAGFTLAGAGHPIIPVMLGDAKVASEMADRMMREHIYVIGFSFPVVPRGAARIRTQMSAAHSPEHVDRAIAAFTKIGREMGLVS
- a CDS encoding OmpA family protein, whose protein sequence is MDQINLKTMTGAVLGGALLTGAAIAGCGAAAPTPQLRDARATMIEARESAAARLKPDGLLVAQRTLDVAEASERGSRAEAHYAYIAERQTRIAMAEARQIELEQQMTADRARYGTELEQIARSRGATLQERERALAEQQSIVAQQEATLAEQQQALERSEQARMEAEQRAQDSMQRLRELAAVRQEREETIITLSGEVIFETDSANLRSTARERLLAVADALRAAPDRLAVIEGHTDSRGSDSYNMQLSQRRADAVREYLIGEGVPAARLQAVGRGESEPVDSNDSAEGRANNRRVEIHLQTLPGGAQQQR
- a CDS encoding DUF4398 domain-containing protein, coding for MAVPVLGTILITAAAGCGGAPPPTRAQAEAIAAVRSAEAIGAQEQPQAAYHLELAREQVRSAERLIQDGRMQEAGGALMRAKADADLASALTNEADTRNQAAEVREQVETLEQEHRR
- a CDS encoding creatininase family protein, which encodes MRETPIELAEMTFEEARERIAQGAIALLPTGATEAHGPHLPLATDVVISREAARRAHRLLARDGVPAIVLPPLAYAVTEYASEFEGTISLPFETAKMLARDVILGAVRTGLRGVVICNAHLEPENLRALREACDEARAKGARVAFPDVTRKPHALRLGEEFKSGACHAGSYETSLVLAADPFLVRTDRAEALAPNPTSLSRAIRDGKKTFLEAGGPSAYFGDPAAASAAEGEQLYGELADVFASAARELHAST
- a CDS encoding benzoate-CoA ligase family protein, coding for MDAPHFPERFNLADYFLDDRIREGRGARTAVKVGDRSWTYAEVQSLANRASHALRDRGIDLEDRVLILLFDGIEFAATWFGILKAGAVFCMGNPLATEADLDYLLGYTRARAVVADASTLDRLAPALAKHPRCRVRLVTGEVSEEMQRAGFEPLDRAMASASDRTENADTSRDDVAGWLFTSGTTGKPKGAVHFHHDFAFNTELYPKQVLQLREDDVFLSVSRLFFGYATGTNLMFPFRFGGTAVFFPDKPTPEKLFAEIAKHRVTVLSNVPAMIRQMVDHPENESADLSSLRMCLSAGEALPPPLYERWRGRGWCEILDGIGSAELFHIYVSNYPGDVKLGSLGKLVPGYEARIVGADGQDVAPGEIGRLWVRGDSAALCYWGDQEKSKSTFVGGDWVVSADLFTRDADGYFYYSGRGDDILKVRGMFVSPLEIEDCLATHPSVKECAVVGALDEDGMTVPKAVVALRDGWSANQETIAALQEHAKTHLARYKFPRIVRFVDALPRNDRGKVLRRELTDA
- a CDS encoding acyl-CoA dehydrogenase family protein, whose translation is MDFELTQEQKMLAESAASFAKKTSPVERLRKIRSMPHVEGVEQRHAAKADPRNWEPAVWKQMAELGWLGLFYPESVGGLGLRFFDASLVIEKLGTTLVPEPYVASVVLAGWALLKAGSAEQHAKYLTPMIEGETSLALAWQERGSRYDVTSVKTVAKKSGSGHALTGEKVLVLNGHAADHVVVSARTEDGALALFVIDPKSKGVTIESITTMDASRAAQLRLEGAEGVRLTGGDAQVALEWALDLAAAAACAEGLGIARTVLDMTNAYLKVRKQFGVPIGTFQVLQHRAVDMFVQTQLLESTAILAAVRADEEDADERRRAVSIAKVRLTAGGKYVTQQSVQLHGGIGITDEHDVGLYFKRMQVLCTLFGDDEHHLTRFASREAFATTVGE
- a CDS encoding acyl-CoA dehydrogenase family protein, which translates into the protein MDLSFTPDQEAFREEVREFIRTQMPPHLAAKAAVDGHFEHEEVMEWQKILYRKGWVAPHWPKEVGGTGWDAARRFIFSEELEKAGAPTLSPFGLAMVGPLIIQFGSDAQKQRFLPKILSGEEAWCQGYSEPEAGSDLASLRTTAVDDGKGNFVVNGQKTWTTYGQYADWIFCLVRTNQTGKKQTGISFLLIDMKTPGVKAVPMLTTGHTPAFCDTYFDNVVVPKENVVGPVDGGWTMAKALLGHERTLIAAVGTSTRALIRVKRIAQEHGLLADPAWRGRIARLEIELEALRMQNYRALVGAQLGHAPGPESSVLKIRGSEILQQAMELAMDVMGPSCMAWFTPPGVLSPSEQWIPSAFNYTRATTIYGGSNEIQRNVIAKWILGLPAQA
- a CDS encoding NAD(P)H-binding protein, which gives rise to MRVLLSGATGFVGHLLEPVLRASGHDVVCGSRDPERARARWRDRSWVHLDLDDRESIARAIHGCDAAYYLVHAISSARDYPEREAREAHRFAMEAAASGLQRIVYLGGVAPSGRTSRHLRSRLRTGELLRTGAPCCIELRAAMIIGEGSASWAMVRDLSARLPAMVLPRWTQFRSAPVAIDDVLVALSLALELDVPGSCWLDVPGPERMTHEELLRRVSAKLGHRPPMIPVPVLTPSLSSWWVALVTDVPLPMARELVQGLQSDLVPSGESIWDRIPDHAPMTLELAVDRAMRARRGPERGLVATLADRARLRGPSAARG